ACGCAGAGGTTAGCCCAACGATTCTGCAGTTCTCTGACCGCAGTGAGAGATATTGAATGTTCAGGTTGGATGTAGGTTGGATGGTGTTTTCCCTCCGGAGGCTCTGACCGGTACACTGAGACCGGTGCAGAACGGCACAGGCTGTGGACACTGGCTGAAACAGGGAAACAGGCCTTAATTCCGCTCTTCGTTTTCAGCTCAAGGTTCCGGATCATTTCTCGTTGGTTCTTGCAGGAGGTTCCTTCTCCGATCCCTTTTCTcgttttacagtgtaaatatgCATATTTCTTTCCCGCCAGAATGTAGATGTGACATACGGGGCGCGTCGGCCTTATGTACAGCGTGTCCACTCGTAGAGCTGTCCGGAGAGCCGGCCGCTCTGCGACTCTGTCGTCTGTTGTCAAAAATTCACCTCTGATGCCTTAAACAGGGGAGGATTTGATAGGCTTTTTTTCTAGTAGTCGTCTcgcgctgtgtgtgtatgtctgtgtgtatgtgtgtgtaagtgtgtaaatgtgtgtgagagcgtaCATGAGCACCTTTTTATAGACTGATTCACTGTGAACCCTCATGTGACCGTCTCAATATTAAACCAAAGGCAGGCGTTGAGAAGGCCGACTGAAGATCAGCTCAAACGCCGCTGATTTTCCACTAAATTAAACACGGCGGCTCGGTGAACAGTCACTCGCAGCTGGATTCGGTGCGAAATGTTCATTATAGTGTCTggaatttctttacagtggtggtgaacggaacctgtcgccatgactacagctcagatacagcccatatttTATTCCctatccaaaaaaaacaaaaaaacaccagtgaagctacaatACAAGTcgtctgagttttatatggaatgatgatgatgatgatgatggtaaaacagtgtatacagttttctttagggactactttctgtagccgcactacaccctaaaggcagcatgtatccctccaccattgtaatgatctgattttaaaagcaggttctagagccgaactcttctcagaactctggtagaaccgtgtctcagtcATCAGGCAGCATCCGCTTCCCTTCACCACCAGGTAaagttatctagaaccgagcgtttccCACCAAACCCCCGCTCCGAATGAGTCTGTTCACATCTCGGCTGTTTAATTATGCAGGTTGTTGGAAGGGAAAGTGGGCGGGGTTTGCCTTTTGAAGGCGTGGTTAGGATTCACATGAGGGACACTGAATTTAAAGGCTGTGAAAAGGTGGAGCGGAGGACAGGGACAGCTCTCGGTCTGGATCTCGCGGCTGTGAATGAAGGACGATCGTTTTGTAATATAATCTGTACAGTATGCAAATTTTTGTTCCTGTTTATTTGCACAAAGAAATTGTCGTTTTTGTATGGAGGCGTTTTCTGGGACGGGCAGTCGCGTCGTCCTGCAGTCGGTCGTCCTGTGTCTCTCGCTGtctttcattaaaaaaacaaaaaacaaaaaagcctcGTTCTAAAGGACCACAAATGCTGGCCTGTAGACAGACTGCAATACTGACCCATTCTGTCTCTCCTAGAAGCTGAGGGAGGTCCTGCCTCTGTGCTTTCTGTGTGCCAGTTAGGTTGGGTTTATCAGAGCAGGATATTTACAGTGAATTACACTATACTGTGAAGCAAACAGCGGTCAGTcaggtgttattattattattattattattattttgggtTCATCCTGGTTCATCATCCTTTTAATCATCCTCACAATCCATGATCTTTGAAGCTGAAATAAAGAAATGCTCTCAATGCACATCCAGTGCTGGGGTCTCTGATTTCCCAACAGTTAGCTTGGAGGGGTTCATGTAGCCGTTTAGCAGCAGATTAGTGTAgactctctttttttattattattattattattactctttTTCTAAACTACAAGATGTAGCCAgagtgtgtgtccatgtgcCTGCAaactcactctctatctctggAATAAGCTGAAGGGCAAGTCCACTGATTTGACAGAATTCCTGCCTTGAGAACGGTCATTCagactgattgttttgttttctttacagtggGGGTGAATGGAGccagtcgccatgactacaacacagatacagcccatatttAATTCACTAtccaaaaaaccccaaaaaaacaccagtGAAGTTTTAtatgaaatgatgatgatgatgatgatgatgaagatgatgatggtaaaacagtgaatagagaatctcaactaatgcagttttctttagggactactttctgtagccgcactacaccctaaaagcagcatgtatccctccaccattttaatgatctggttctaaaagcaggttctagagccgagctcttctcagaactctggtagaacagtgtctcaggcatcaggcagcgtcttcatcaccattaggtgaagaactttctgtgaggagcttctttttattagagcttcagacgtctgcttcccttcacctccactgtagaaccacagctctgactgggggatgttatctagaaccgagggTTTCACTCCAAACCCATGGAACCCTCAGTCTGAATGACTGTTTAtcttttaattgtttaattagGCAGATGACTTTGAAAAGTGGGTGGGGTTGCCCTTTAAGGGAAGCTCCAGCCTTTGTGTTTGTCCATGTGTGAATGTATTTGTGTTCAGTATTgtattcttgtgtgtgtgtgtgtgtgtgtctgtgtgtgtgtgtgtgtgtgtttgagaaccTTGTTTCAGTTTACATTGTACTTTTTCTTTTGGGTTTACAATAAAGTGTGTGATTTTGAGGCTCTGTTGGCGTCGCTGTGTgtcgtgtctctctctctgtgtgtgtgtgtgtgtgtgtgtgtgtgtgtgtgtgtgagttagggTTTAATCAGTGTGTGTTCCAGGCTATCAGATCCACCTGCAGGCTCAAAGAGGGTCCCAGATGTTCAGGGGGATCTATGCAGGGTTCTAGACAGATCCTGTACACACCAATAAGCCACCTGCCTGATTCCCTGTGTCCCTACTATGGTATCTTCACCAAGATAAGCTCCTCCCACAGGTAAACAGAACACACCCACTGGCTAGTCACATGATTGAGAAGAAAGGAGGACTCTTCGGACCAGAACATCTTCCTCCAACCGTCCTTCAGTCCAGTTGCTCCGAGATCCGGCTAACGTGTTAGTTGTAGGCGGTGGTGGACAGGGGTAGGCATCGGCATTATGACAGCTCAACCCCACAGGCAGCAGGTCACAGGAACCCCCCACACCCCACCCCAAATGGTCATACGGtcatacagtgtacagaaccaCATATGCAAGTCCACAAGTGTGTGGTGGAGATTTtatgcagttagcactatgctaattggtgtacataagcttccattgcttgttagcgacattagcctctACATGTAGACCTGAAGCAGCAATCCTCAGATGGACTAATGAACTACTCCTTTATTGTACACTGATATTCCTCTGTAGCATAAGTATCGGCACCCTGCACGGGCCTGGTGGTGTATCCACAGCGGCAGAGCGGGCAGGTGGGGTTTCCCTCCGGGCAGAAGCTCTCGAAAGCCTGAAGGCAGGGCTCGTGGAAGAGATGGGAGCAGGACAGCAACAGGACGCGTCTGCCGGACACGTGCAGAGGGCTCAGACAGATCGGACAGTCCGAAACATCTCGCTGGACAGCCTGGAGGAACCGGACAGCACCGTGTTAGATAAGCCTCATGATTCCTTTCATTGCAATTGGTTCTGAGATTCGGTAAAGAATTATAGTACAAACCACGTGGCctaaagtatgtggacacccctctgaattgtgtgcctttccaaagaaagtctagtgtttgttagtaaCATTGTTAGCTTAAAGAAGCacaccttttttgtgtgtgtgtgtgtcattaatTGGGGTGTACACAATGTGgctaaaagtatgtggacactccTCCTTACTGTGTGTACAGAGATGAGCCTGGGGACAAGGTCAAGGTCCCGTGCTTAGCCTAGCATCTATTATTGTAAAGAAGCACATCATGCCAATCATGCAGTTAATTTACGTGTATACCATATGAatgccaaaagtatgtggacacccctcctgatttaagtgtgtatttatgtagaTGCAACTGGTGACCAGTCCGAGACCAGTGCTTCTCAGCAGCGATGTCCTAGCATCTCTCATCGTAACTATCGAAGCACGTGCCAGTCAAGTCATTCATTTATGCCTATACAgtgtggccaaaagtatgtggacttCTGATTAGGTGTGTTTTTGCCGTTAGCAATGCTAGTCCAGCATCTTTGGTGGTAAACAGTGGAAGCAGACGGAATCTGGGCTCAGAGGTCAGTCGTTTAGATCAGATTTTTCACTGAAGGGGAAAAGCGTCGGGATTCGTGCCACTTCAACAGGGTAAGGTGAACAGCAGCAGTGCAGGAATCCGTCCCTCCACGCTGACCTGTTCTGGACGACGCCGTGTGGAAGTgctgctccacagtttaaacTTTCTGGGTTGGgaagcagcactgctgcagctTTTACCCGTGGCCTTTTTGAGGCCTCTCCGATTAGCACGTCCGTGAGAGAAGCGATTAGCAGGATTTATGCCGCTGTTATAAAGCGTAACGTCAGCGCTTAAATCACACACAGGGACAGAAGGCAGGCGGGCAGCGCTAATCATTAACCCACCCAGAGCTTCCTCTATTCACGCGGCCGTTGGCCTGCTCGCATTGTGCCCACGGTGTTCCGGCAGCGCTTGATAACATCGTGCGGGCGGTTAACGTTTAATACCAGTGGAGCTTAAAGGGGTAAACAGTTAAGATGTGAACATGTGAGTCATTCAGAGTAGAGTTTGGTGGGATTGGTGTGAAAccctcggttctagataacctcccccagtcagagctgtggttctacagtggaggtgaagggaagcagaccctagtctgaagctctaataaaaagaagctcctcacagaaagttcttcacctaatggtgatgaagacgctgcctgatgcctgagacacggttctaccagagttctgagaagagttcggctctagaacctgcttttaaaaccagatcattaaaatggtggagggatacatgctgcagggggTAATGCGGgaaaaagtagtccctaaagaaaactgtattAGTTAaaattctccactattttaccatcatcatcatcattccatatgaaactcagaagacacgtgtagctgcactggtggtgTCGACAGTCAATCCGTCTGTCCGTTTTTAGACATTACAGTGCGTCATACAGTCAAACTACTGTTTTAGTAAATAAAAGATCTTTCCTCAGCAGTTCAGGCATGAAAACATGCAGCTACAGCAGAAAAGCTGCCGCTCTTTTCAGCTCCAGCTCTCGATGAAAGGCCCGAACTCATTGTCCCTGCAGCTTGTGTTTTGTTGTAAACATGCGTGTCGTACCCCTTCATTCTCTCAGATCGCTTGTGCTGAGCGTCCTGGGACAGGTGAGAGCACGTCAGGTGAAAGGGCATGGCCTAGGAGTGACTGCATCTGCGGATTAAGGCCATTGATGAGCTGCTCTTTGATGCTCTGGGCTCTTTTCTGCTGTCagtgtttgcatgtgtttgtATGCATGGAAATAAAAGGTGGGTTTAATGCGGGGATAATAAGTCAAAAAAGTCAATTAGTTATCCACTCATCATTTCCTTAATCTACATAATGCTCTATTATGCTCTATtgtgctcatatgatccacacactccttctaacagactgtaatacactacaggaagagtagggggcgctctataacgctctattgtgctcatatgatccacacactcgttctaacagactgtaatacactacaggaagagtagggggcgctctataatgctctataatgtttatatgacccacacgctcattctgacagactgtaatacactataggaagtgtagggggcgctctataatgctctataatgttcatatgatccacacggtcattctgacagactgtaatacactacaggaagcgtagggcgcgctctataatgttcatatgatcagTACTGTGCTGCCATACCTTCTCCTGAGCCTTCCTCCActcttcttcctctccctccACCCTATGGACACTCATTCGCTGCTGGTCAAAGAGACGGAAGACGTCACGACTGGCCGCTACACTGAGGTCAACGTCGCGCAAGAACTCCTCGACGTCACTGCAGCAGGAGCGCACCAAGCTGTCGTTCATCTCCTGAAACTGAAAACCAACAAACACAGACAACAAGCTGTGAAGAGGTACTGCCAAAACAATAGGACACACTGGAGCACatcaacatgaccctattggctttatgctgcctaatgccaggcgtgggctagtagaggggtataaagccccccagcattgagctgtggagcagtggaagaactgtgttctctggcatgatggtgatggagctccatccagtacttttgggaggagttggtaGGATGGGGAtcctccaaaatcctgacctgatcctccctggacagtagagacagttactctaacaaacgcaggatcaactcttttttaaactcttgatttcagaagaaacaaggaattgGGAAAcgggtgtcccaaaacttttgtccaaaaaggTGAATGAAATTGATTGATTTACCACCTTTAATAATACATATCTGGCTCTGATATTGTGATGTTTAATTTGTTTGTACGTGTCAGTGAAAGTTTTAGGAATGTCCTGTCCGGAGGGGAACAGCTGCTGTGACTGTCCTTCTACTCAGACTGATTGGGACGCTCAGACGTTAGTCAATCACAGCTGACAAGGGGGTGGACAGCTTCAGCCAAGGACAGTGAAGATCAGAGTTTGAATTACATCTGGCTGTAAAAGCTGTGTTCTGCATTAACCAAATGGATGCAGAATAATGAAAACCAGCAGCTGAGGTCACAGCCagcacaccctctctctctggagtGAAGGTTCTGGGCAAACGGAGCTGATGAAGGGTGAAGGAACATCTGCACCAACACTTCTACAAAGCTCCCAACAAACCCTAGAACCCTCCTACCACCACACAGCTTTTACTACACTGCCCACTTCCAGCTAAGTGTGGGGGCCTGTACGGAGAGCCCCActggttccatgttggccccacatatggatgcccaccaggatcagtgatgggaccaggaccCACCTTGTGCtcttactcactggccactttattagaaacccctaccttgtgcttccactcactggccactttattagaaacacccaccttgtgctttcttaaaggccactttattagaaacacccagctTGTGCTTCtttactggccattttattagaaacaccaactgCCTGCTTGCACTCAGCGGcgactttattagaaactcctaccttgtgcttccacacactggccactttattagaaacacccagctTGTGCttctttactggccactttattagaaacaccaactgCCTGCTTGCACTcactgccactttattagaaacccctaccttgtgcttcccctcactgccactttattagaaaccccttcctGGGCTTACCTTTCGGAGAACATCAGCTAAGTACTTGATTGAGTTCAGCTGTTTTACCTTCTCCTCGAAGTATCGGCGCCGTAAGCGCGGGTCGTTCGGGGGAACCAGTTTCCTCATGGTTCTGTAAGACTTCCGGGCAGCGAAGCCTCGCCAGCAGGCCTGGATCCTTGTGCAGAGGCGGGAGACAGTAAGCACTCAGGCCGACCCACCAAACCTCCCCACTGCATTAAAGCGACAGTCTGGTAAAAGGCAGAGGAAGGCTGCTcacatgctaattggtggggttcTTGTTTCTAGCACTCGTTAGTTACAGCGGTGGGGAACCCTCAGGGTCTTCTAGGTCTGTAGGGGAGGCCTAACGACGTCTGCAATTTCAGATAATAATTTAACATACACAGTgccggtcaaaagtttggacgcaTCCTGGTTGAATGCGCGCTGATCATTGTGTCAAGCACAATGCTAGGGTcaccaaacttttgactggtaccgTATCATTTAGATAATCGTACAAATGTTGTGGTAATATATCGTCTATCATTGTTACGTTTTTGGCGAACTGTGGATTAGAAAAACTGTCCAATCATAAGGGTTTCCTCTGTGGTGTCCGGGCGGATTCCGGCAAAAGCGAGCTCCCCCATTGGTCAGCGCTTCAGTAGCTTTTCAGATTAGCCGGCAACATAATTAGGATGTGAGGGTTTAACCGAATGTACTCTCATTTTTAGTGGGCGTGGCCACTGTTGTGAGTACATATGTCACTCTAGAACGTCTGTAGGTTCTAGATATAGTGTAATGTGTGCTGTTtatactattattgttattattagagagcagagctgcccaggcagttggaacaaaatcctggggcggATTTCTTATTCTTCGCACCTCAGCTTTCCACCTCTACAAGTCTAGAACTTTCACTGCAGCTGTGGTCAGTGTGGCGTACCTGACAGCGCATTTCTCTCTGTAGAGTCTAGCTCCATCATGGATCACCCTGGTCTCGTACGGCTCTCTCCGGCACAGGGGGCAGCACTTCCGACCCGTGAAACGCTCCAAAGACTTCAGACACACCTGCACACCAGCAACACACTcgttatattaaatataatacatatatgtgtgttctACTCTCATTGGCTGTTTCGCAATAAGGGGCGCGGTTTGAGAAGAacggttggggggggggtgttgtccCGCATACATTTTCCCTGAATGTAATTGGACCTTCTGAATTACTATCAAATATAGGGAAGCAAAGGaactattttttaaaaactgggacttttattttgacgtgaatattattccaatcaaaagtatttACTGACTGTATTTAAGAATAGATCCAGGTAAGTGTTCACCTTCAGATCAGTGCAGCAGCCAATGATTGGACTTACCTTGTGAAAGACGTGGGAACAGGACAGCAAAACCTGGCAGAaaataaaatcacaaaaaaaaatgtaaataaatttataataataattattattagaatttaaaaatgtttcaaatgtagtttggctttttttaaaaacactgtacaGCCAACTTTCAGTTCAAGGTCTAGACTGGTTGATGGTCTTTAACTTtggaaaagtttgtggacgccccagctaatgaatgaatgcattctgccacatccattgctgagacagatctTGTTTAGTCCCCgtggagaagaagtactgcccatAGAATAGCCGATGTGGGCtagaagaggggtataaagccccccagcattgagaagctgtggagcagtggaagaactgtgttcactggaatgatgatagtggagctccatccagtacttttggatgggataagttggggatgatgttgttgctgaatgcaatcaaatcctcacagcaattctcctccaaaatctagtagaaagtcttcttctctggacagtagcgacagttactccaacagaagcaggattaactcttttaatactcttgattttagaggaagtgtcccaatacttttgtccatatagtataagTCACATTCTCCACAGAGATTCAGTCTAATTTGATCAGTGTGAACGCTAAACAATCCAGTTTCATTCTGGACTGACCGATA
This portion of the Salminus brasiliensis chromosome 9, fSalBra1.hap2, whole genome shotgun sequence genome encodes:
- the rnf32 gene encoding RING finger protein 32, producing the protein MSSLHDKGQSSSREDRRKLVVAAAALQDHISRSLTGSVGRTACPRVSRRPHRAQQHREARHTLREEREYVLEPDPPPLTLAQRLGLVAAPARRLTTEEWTEVKSRSLQEGDSTQPCVICTEEFRLQPQVLLSCSHVFHKVCLKSLERFTGRKCCPLCRREPYETRVIHDGARLYREKCAVRIQACWRGFAARKSYRTMRKLVPPNDPRLRRRYFEEKFQEMNDSLVRSCCSDVEEFLRDVDLSVAASRDVFRLFDQQRMSVHRVEGEEEEWRKAQEKAVQRDVSDCPICLSPLHVSGRRVLLLSCSHLFHEPCLQAFESFCPEGNPTCPLCRCGYTTRPVQGADTYATEEYQCTIKE